TTGTTTTGAGACAAGTGACCCTAACTGTATAATGTAAAGGTGCCGCTTGACAGCCGAGACCCCGAAGATGGCTGTTGAGTGAATTTCTCCCAGATCCACAGCCAAGCCGAGTCGGTTGCGTcaatcgtcatcatcatcatcctcagcagcagcggcagcctTCTACCAAGGGCGGTGTGGTGAGGTGGTAGGAGGGGAATAGGCAGCTATGTTGGTTGGCAGCTATGATGAGCCATATAATACAGTGCATCCGACAGCTGATGATGCAGAGGCCCATTTAACAGGTCAGGAGCATGTAGGCCCCTCCTGGATCTAGATTTAAATGTCGATACTACTCTAGCCTATTGGAATCAGTtaagactatatatatatggccTCTATAGTTAAATACTGTAAAGGTCATTGAGCATTCACTTtcgtccaaagcgacttaaaagtgaattaaaggttgggtatgggatttgcgaaacgccagcagattttgaaaacacacaactcaaatggtcctcctctccttcaacgctgactacgtccacaccaggagcgaccaaagcgctcacaaagtttcgctgcgaatatttctgttcgcgttggtcgctcatgacgtacaattaaattatgcagacgcatttaaaggagccatgcttttagtacagacagccatatcaaagagtgaactctcccatacactttggccatattgccgagacggttttgcttgttggataaagtgcttcgacaacaagtaggacagtgattccccccaatataaaataattggggggaatcacctcctgaaatgtaggctaattacaaccgagaacaaaaaaccctgcgtgctgtagtaggctagttaaaatatgtttcactgatctgcatctgcaaatcatgatctgcactcattcgtcgcactcaaaacaaatagacattggcgcacatggctaatttgcatacgcgcaCAGGACTggtggctccgcaaggcaaataatggaacatatctatctatctaggcctatcagtctatctatcaacgcgtgtctagttttaatgtgatgtactgtgtgtatgtccagtcagacttgttctgtgtggtcttgtaggctactgtcctgtgtgggccgaaccacctaaatggattcccgaggatttgtgtcgtttggtattaattaggacttgactaggctatctatctatctagactacaattattcacctcaggctccgtgaatagtggggaatagagggataaaagacaagagatatatcccttgtcatttatcccccgtcttgtcgattagtttgtttatgtgacgatttcaaaaacttttttggttttgtttaaaggcacccagtgcaacttaatgtaaacattcaataaaaaataaacattcaatttctagtcttttttacacgtagtaagtttcaataactccataccattacatatcgacattcaaggagcaaagatgagacgtcgttgtgtggtgagaactgatagaaaatcgtaaacaacaacaatcgccggtggggagaagccatttttccattgactggaagcctgctttatttagtGCAGgttacaaaaataaagaaaatggcggcattgttgttgttatcgattttctatcagttctcaccacacaacgacgtctcatctttgctgcttgaatgtcggtatgtaatggaatggagttattgaaacttactacgtgtaaaaaagactagaaattgaatgtttatttttaagcctcgaaagttgcactgggtgcaaCCAAGcagttggttagattggtggcatggagcgcaaatgaaaatgattcccgcttaaatacgaacgttctagatgtataattactcccgcttatcatcacttggtatccaaaccactatggcgtttcgatctctgaactgaaaaagggttgggtcgtacaacaccgggtgcccagccCAGTTACAGCCGTGATTAAAACTTCAGccaacattttgttcagtgagtgaataaaggtaggtaggaaccaaagtgcctgccggtgttccctgggatccacgcaagcgaagagcgtctacattccgattggctgtcagtgtttggccgctgaagcgcgtcatagtcatttgcataaagtttaaaagttttcaacttttttttgacgctctggtcgctcaactttggccgctggtagcgttggtcgctttggtcgctcttgcccatagaaagtgaatgacttccggcgatttggtcgctcaattcgcttctggtgtggacgactccacccattccaagtacatggacgcgcaatcatgcacgagcgaacacagatgcgcgagagcgagccattagctagttagctagctccagtagctaccgcaggataacaacagaacagaagcttgctctgggtcacagctttgagtacgtgcacaaaGGTGTCACGcgcgggagagggggagtgcagtacgaccgtttgattgacgtacttactgtccaataccactcggtgggtctggaaatcattggctggagtttttcgagccctgcccgttccacaaatgattgacttgtttaattttcatgtcagtacttctaactcagtggctgtagtGGGTTATGATATGGATTTCAAgtcattttgcaaaaattgccaaaaagagaattccatacccaacctttaaggcaCATGGCATCTTCCTCAACTTCCACCGGAAATAGGGGTTTGAACACACAACCTCTTGGCTTGGAACATCCTGACCCACAACAAAGCTTGAAgttgaactaaagaaaaaaaaaatcacaaaggaagaACTAAAAATGATgatctttgttttttattaaaaaacaaacaaaacaattaataaTTCCACCTTTCATTCCACATGTTTGATTGACAACTTAAATCATGAAAAAGCCGTACTACAAAACACATGAAGAAAACCAActagaatataatataacaagAACTATTCAGATATGTACAGGCATtacagtttattattattattacttatagTCATTGAAGGCAAAATGCTGAAGACAGAGGAAAACAATGACGTGTGCAAAATACTTTCCAATTCCACAAGCTTAGAATTGTTTAAATGCACTCCACCTACACAGTTGGACACAGACAACTGCTATGCATTTCTTTCCTTGAAATGTATAGAATTATGTGTGTTataatagtagtgtgtgtgtgtgtgtgtgtgtgtgtgtgtgtgtgtgtgtgtgtgtgtgtgtgtgtgtgtgtgtgtgtgtgtgtgtgtgtgtgtgtgtgtgtgtgtgtgtgtgagagagataaggaAAGATAAAGAGGgcttttaaaaaatatgtgGAGAAGGCTAAGCTTGTGGAATCCTGGGAGAAGACTTTGGAAGAaagtgtataagtgtgtgtgtcaccgtgtgagtgtgtgagtgacaaCGTATCCGaggacagtggagagagagagagaaaaggccaCTGTTAGATCAAATCGGCTTGAACATACACTTCTAAACCTAAGCAACGAGTAGTACGGACATCGGAAAAGCGAGGCAACGACCGACGTCACGGTTTCATTTCACGAACACGGAGTCAACACAGGTTACACGGGTAGAGGTAAACGGCGCACACGTCAACACACAGGAACTAACGTGAGATttccacacgcacacccaaacacacatacagccagTGGATCCTAAAGTTCGgtaatggaaaaataaaaaaatgcatcGTAAGTTTAAAAGAGAGACTCCGAATATATGAAGGGTTGGGACAAAGGTGGGGAATGATCTGGTCTCTCCTAACATTGACCCGGTGAACACCAGTCACTTCAGGCGGTTGATTTTGCGAGTATTCACCCCCTTAAAATGCTCACAAATCATAGgtacgtcacacacacataaccgtTAGTCATCTTGGGTGACATAACATCATGTATAAACTTGGCATGGTGAGGTGTATGAGACACATCTCCACATCCATCGGCTGTCTCCAGCCAGATTGATTTGGAACCACATTGAACCACATTAGAATCACTCTGGACAATAATGAGGTTAACAACTAGCAGAGAGCATTTTGTTTCAGATAAAGTAATGCTTACACCTATAAGTACAGATATACCATCAATTAGTTTTAAAACCCTACATGGTGCAAGTCAATATTCTTTTAATGATGCTGAATGTTTATCAAATCTTCCGATTGCGCTGCGCGGTGTTGCGcagacccctccctctccatggaTCACAGGAGGGTAGCGTGATGATTTCAAGTTCACAAATGGTTCGTAAACTTGAGACCGCCCAGTTTTACCGAAAACATTGCAGATACAGAGCATGCTCCCAGAACAATAACAGAATGCTGCAGCTTTCTAAATAACTTATTTTATCAAGCAACATTGTTTACACCCATTTTAACTATAAAATGAAATTTAAATAGTCGAAAGAAATGCTTTCACCTTTAGCCAGAAGAGGCTTTAAACATCCCAATAGTATATAAGGATACGATGAATAGAGAAATGGCCAAAGTAAAAACCGGGCAGACATGTGGTATTCGAGTTAAAATAACTAACACTGTTACGTTGACATaagaggaaaataaaaatgtccaattcgaaaacaaacaaacctgtAACAATCAAGGCAATTGCATTAATACTATTAAAACTTGTGTCCTTAATACCTACTCTGACGAGGAGTGTTGCTATGCAAATACACAAACCAGAGCTATCCTAGTCTGGAAAGTTCCTGCTCTTTTTTAAAACaccaacaataataataataatcataactcTCACACAGAAAAACCAACTTCTATTTTGCACCGAAGCCACATTTTCTAAAGATGAAGCTGTTGTCATTTGGGTTCAGTGTGATCAGGTTACTTGATTATTAAAGTTGACTGTTCCTCAAGATTTCAGTTGAACGTACAGCTCATTGGGGTTCAATGAATTGGCCCGGTGCCAGGCCAGAGTAAACATTGGTGCACCATTGTCGACGTCGCAGGCCTAATCTAATATAGACGACATTGTAATATTAACGACCACGTTGACACACTGGTAAAAATTGGCCCatggtaaaaaaagaaagtatttttcttattttggatTTCAATTTAccgaacgaacacacacacacacacacacacagcagactgaTTACATTGTGCTTTAATATATGGAGGGGTTGAGGGCatccacagatacacacaatcaAGGCAGTTCTCAgtggcggaggagggggagggggtcgggACAAGCAAGTAATGGAGTTAGCGTCCTTCTGTTTCAGTAGATTCTGGTCGAAATCACTGGTGAACAATTTTGGTCTTTGAACCAAATCCTAATGTTTCCCTTGGTATTTTCTCAAGATTAGCTGCAGTTGGGCGGGAGCAAACCCCGGATGAGCTCAATTAAGCGCAACAGGAGAGTAGGTAGGGACTACATGCCGGTTTGTTATTgagaaaaaaaagtgcataGAAAATAAGACAATGAAGTGCAACTTGGCACCAGAGTTCTTTCCAGTGTGCTCGTTTAGGATGACACGCCCCGACGCAGGATTAAAGGGGAGGGGCTGGTTCCCAAGGTACATTATGCATGATCATAGAGACCTAGACGCAATAAGGCATCAGAAATGCTTTTTGCAACAACAGAAGCCCTTCAATTCTAAGCAAACTGATGGGCGCATCTGTATGAAACACGGTCAGACGTCAGCATCGCATGCTACCAGCCTTCATTGGTAAACGTTTTTTGTAAGCTATCCGTCGCATGCTAAAGCGGTAGCCCTGTTTtaaatattgttgttgttgttgttgttttttccggCACACAAGTGGCATAGACGGGATGTCTAAACATGCATGGTTTGAGTTTCGGTCTTCTGGTTTCGGGGCAGTTTTATAGGTTTGAAACCATCAAGGTCAGGGTCAATGGTTAAGTGATTTAGGAACAGCGGTATCAGGGGTTGGTTAAGAGTACAATAGTTTGTAGTCTTCATGCTTTTGGGGGTGTCATGGATCAGTAGCTAATGAGCAGGTATAGAAGGAAAGCTGTGCCAATATGTAAGCCCCtaatgaacacatacacaagcacacattcatTTGTCAATTAACATTCACGTGTACATggccacacactcacgcacacacacataaactcgcacactcacacacacacgcatgcacacacgtaatAAAGTGACTAGTAGTAGCAAtgcaccccccaaaaaaacacactccctatctctcccttcTGTGCGTCTTGGAGAATAAATGAGCAAACAGTAGaagaaacaaacgcacacaaaaaacgacaacaaacCCAACGAACGAGACCTGCGTCTGAATGACGTTGCATTGCTCAAGGGCCTTGGCGGGGTTGAAGGGTTAGGCTTCCGCATGAGCAgccacggaggggggggggggggagagaggaggaggtcatgATGTCGAGTCGGGCTGGGTacgggttgaggggggggtgggtccGAGGTCGTGATGGACGCAGACCCCTAGGAGGGGGGCTTGCTGTAGCCATAGAGTCCGACGGGGATGTACTTGACGTGGGTGGGCCACTGTGCGGCCAGCTGGAAGAACTTGACGTCGTTCCACTCCACGCCGTCGATGGATACTGGGGAGGACGCGAAAGAGGAAGAGCTTGATGAATCTGGCTACAGTTCAACAAACTCACTATAAGTATGGCCATAGTTAAGGatatatttttacatttctatgctttattatggagtgagatagagaggacggtatggaagagggaggagaaggacctTCAGCAAATGACAACCGGCAGGATTCTAACCCGGGTCACTGCTATCAGGACTGAGCCTACATGGTACGCGCTCTACACGGTAAGCCACCGGGGCGCCTCAAATATGGCTGTATTTAGCGTCACGTATGCACAAATAGAAGTACCCCATCTGATAGGATAGTTAAGGTTAAAGGACACCTAGAAACAAAGCATCCATCTGGTATAATAGGGGACGGTAACTTTGTTAGAGTAGAAGAAAAATAACTACAAAGATGGCCACTGCATGTTAGAGCGTGGGTCCGGGTTACCTTTCAGGATGGTCTGCTGCTGCTTGGCGGAACAGATGAGCCGGCTGATGCCCTCGATCATCTGGCTCTTGGAATCCAGGTCCTTCTCCTTGGGCTTCTTCCCCAGGAAGATGGTAGGCACTGCAGGACAACACAGAGGGAGGACCAGTCAAACTCAACCTAACAGTTACAGCACAGCAATTGCACTCGAACGAACGATAAATAATACTATTTTGAATTCAACAGCAATAGAAACCGAGAGAAAGACAAATGCTATGGAGGATTCAAttacacacattttaatttcatcCAGCATGTGACCAATGAGATCCAACCACGCACTGCAGACAGTAACGGGCtagaccaatcagaggagagggCTGCtccggggggggcgggctgtACCTGTTTGCGGGTCTTGTTGGCGCACTCCTCCAGTGTCTCGGCTGCCTCATGCTTGCCCTGGCGGCGGTACAGCGAGCCCAGGCTCTTCAGGGTGGTGTTGACTGTAGGGCTAGGACCAGGGAATGCATACAATACATTGAAAATAGCAACGCAAGAAAAGACATCGAAAAGGTTATTgttcaattaaattgtatttgtatagcccttaatcagtctcaaagggcataacaggccatatatttatgtcATCGCCCTGAACCAAACCCcaaaagggcaagaaaaaactcccttaatcagcaaggaagaaatcttgagttCACTTTTGTAGTGTACTTTTGCATGCATTTCACGTACTAAAACTAGATTATTTTGTGTTTTCGTGTTTCGAGGTAGAGGTCTTCACTGGTCTCCCTGAACCCTAGGTTACCAAGGTTACCACGTTTTATCACGGTAAATTGGGTCTCGGTCGGTCTCGGATCCGTTTATCATTAAGTGCCACACCCGAGTGGTTCCGAGCTGACCCCCTGATCAGGGCTGATCACCAGGGGACGGCATGGAAGTGCTGTGCCACTCGCTTATCGGGGAAAAAACCATGAGCAAAGTAAGGAGAAAACCGTGGCGGCGAGCTGAGTCAGAGCGGAGGAAGTGCGCGCCGGGAAGCAGGACGTTCAGTGGGCTATTAGTGTGTGGACGGTTCGGGTTTGACTCATACAAGAACGGCGCATTGCATCTCCGTTTGTCTACTTTTTACTTTTGTCTTTTGTAAATTTTCACAGTATTACTCTGTAAAGCACTCGATAATCAAACACTGTATTGTCAGCAATATGAACCATATTATCCCCATTATGGTCGTGTCCTCACCTGTCCACCTTGCAGGCCTTGTACCAGCCTCCATACTCCACAGCGGGGCCGCAGTCCTTACGCTTTCCCTGGGAGAGCAAAACCATATTCAAACAATTATGTTGAGTTTGAaaagatgcatttattcagcatttctctccaagAAATcgttgtaactgagaacttgaATATGTATCCAGCcactaaaaaaataataataaaaaaaaagattgattaatcgcccagccctattgTCATCAACtagtgatgaggggggggggggggggggggggggggacagtaaGACCAACCTTgctctcctcccgctcctctgcATGCATCCAGATGGGCTTGTTGTCGTctgcggagagagggaggggacggggAGAGACGTGTAAGAAAGGGCAGCCGGCAGGGAGGCCATCATCCATCACAGCCCTCAGCCAAGAGGCGTGAGGGCGGGGCGAGTCACGGAGCGTCGCCGTGGAAACGGCCGCGCATGCGGTTCCGTTGCGCgcccaacaacacacacacggatcggGTTTCCCATACACTGCCTGGCTGTGAGCTATAGCATAGCGCTCTCTCTGCATCGCTACTGGGGTTTTGTACATTTATGGTGTATATGACCAGGAGGAGGTTCTGGATTCACCAAAGGCTCGGTCTAAATGGGGCCTTCATAGAATAAGATCTATGTATAGCAGAGATGAAAGTGTCCCATTTAAAAATACATCAACAAATGAAAACGTTCAAATCCAACGCAGAAGCGTTTGGAAGTGAGTCTGTTTGCGCGTCTTGTCTTGTGACATTTTTGTCgaagtgtgtgcacatgtgcaaggtgtgcgagtgtgtgtgtgagggtgtcaCTATCAACGCCTCGCTACAGCACTCCAGTCCTATGCATGACCTCATTCCCAGGCCGTCTGATCTCCCGAAGGAGACCACAGCTCAAGGGAAGCAAGCAATCTTAAATTGCATTTCTGTCAGGATGCTTCCGCCGGATAATACTCTCGAGACTTGCAGACTATAGTCTGCATAAGTGCAGGGTGAGTTTTGAATTGGCTTAGCTTTGCAATGCCCAGTCCAAACGTGAACAGTGCTTGTGCACGTCGAATGGCACTGATTAATGCCCTGAGTAACCAAGGCAACGGATCGCCAGCTTGTACGCACGACAGGAGTGAATGCCTTGAATTCAAGGTAAACTGAAGCATTGAGCAATGTGTAAGATAGTAACGCCATCTCTGCAATCAGCAGTTGCAATTTATTGTATCTTTTAGAATCAAGACATTCTTTTCAgtcccatttaaaaaaaacaaaaacctttcAGTCCAAAAAATTCGGAGTCACATCTTTCTGCAAGCTCCTAAAATAAGTTTACGATGAGGATTTACGATGTCTGCCGTCAACAAATCGTTCTTTAACCGTCGGTTCACCAAATCAAAAAGTGTTGACTGTTGGGTTCTCAGAAAAGGAGCCTTGATGACGTCATGGAGGCGCTGATGTGTACGTACTGTTAACAGAGCCGAACTCCTTCTCGTGCGCGCGGGTCAGGATCTCCTTGTAGAGGGCCTCAGCGTCCTTGTACTTGCCCTGCTTCAGGTAGCAGGTGGCCTGGGGGggcagagagtcagaggggAACGGGCTCAGGGCCGACACACCTTTGTGGTGGGCCTACGAGTTTGTTGATTTGATAGTTTTTGGACAACAAACATGGAGGCAGATAGTGTAcaatttgtaatttttttaaatttgcctttgtttattttaattgtctATTTTATTTCAAgacaatgtttctatgtgaagcattttgagtctgcctcgtgtatgaaaagttctttataaataaagttaacAATAACTAAGGAAttagaaaacatgttttgcaAATTATGTGGAATTTGAATTGGTAGTTGAATGAGGTTTACAATCGTGTCTAAATTCTCCTTAAAAACCCGTGTTAACAAGAATCTGAGTGCACAACGCAGAACCAGCGGGCAGACCGACCAGGTTGTTCTTGGTCTTGGCCACGTTGGGGTCGTCGGCGCCCAGCTTGGACTGGTAGATCTCCAGGGCCCGCTGGTAGTAGTACTCCACCTCCTCGTACTTGCCCTGGTTCTGGCAGAGCAGCGCCAGGTTGTTGAGCTGCTTGGCCACGTCCGGGTGATACTTCCCCAGGACCTGCACATAATAATGGATGTAGCagttacaaaaaaacacacgctATTTTGGGCCGTTGGCTACAACGACTGAGCAGGTTCAAGCTCTGGTGtgccgtgtgtatgtgtttgtgtgttagtacATAGCGGAAGCCCCCCACAATAACCCAGCTCAACGTCATCAACGAATACGATGGACAGctgtaagaaagaaagaaagaaagaaagaaagaaagaaagaaagaaagaaagagagagagagaactatcATGGAGACCATATCGAGCAGAAATATAAGAAACTAACGTCTAGGGGATTTGCACCAGATAATCTATCTATTGACATTCTTGTGGTATTCTTGGGTCACGTCCTGGTAGTGCTTTCATGGTAccggagggggggagagtgacACAAACTGCATTGTGGTTAtttttgtgagtgagtgtcagACTTCCTGtatttataaatgtgtgtgtgtgtgtgtgtgtcaagtgtcGGCAGCTATTGCTGCGGTCATTTATTACGGGCGAGATATGAACATCTAGAGAATGGGATGTGTagtattttatactattttaatCTTTATCATCTTTTGAATAGCATTATCCTATTCAAAGCCTCAGTATCCTAATGTCCTGATTGACCACACCcgggtgatgggggtggggttATAGAAGCAGGTTTTCACTCTCCTTAGGGCACCTATTCGGTTGAGGCAGGCACTCTTATGCTTCACGCTTTCACATCGGCACTTTGCTTTATCTAATTCTTTCCCCACAAATCCTTGCAGGTAAACCAACTATCCCTGGTCATTTGTTTCGCCTTGTTTTGTATCATTTcaaataaattatcttttgaTTTAAAATGGAGTCCCTTCATTATGTGACGGTGTAGGAGTCCACGTTCCTCCCCCCGCAGCCCACCTTCTCTCTGATCTCCAAGGCCCTCTTGCACAGCGGCTCCGCCTCCTTGTATTTGCCCCTCTTGCGGTAGAGCACGGCCAGGTTGTTGAGGGTGGCGGCCACCGCCGGGTGGTCCCGGCCCAGGGTCTTCTCCCGGATGGCCAGGGCGTCATTCAGCAGGTGGGCCGCCTCCTTGTACTTGTTCTGgtccctgaggggggggggggggagagagaggtgtgtaagagagaagtgtgagagagagagagaggtgagtgtgtgtgtgtgtgtatggtgagagagcgagagagagaggtgagtgtgtgttagagagagagaggtgagtgtgtgttagagagagagatgtgtgtgtgtgtgtgtgtgtgtgtgtgtgtgtgtgtgtgtgtgtgtgtgtgtgtgtgtgtgtgtgtgtgtgtgtgtgtgtgtgtgtgtgtgtgtgtgtgtgtgtgtgtgtgtgtgtgtgtgtgagagagagagagagagcatagaaGGGGAGTTTCATAAGTTTTCGGTTTCAATATCGTCTTCTTAAGACGAGATAGTATTTGGACAATCACATCGATGTTAcctatttataataaataatcaatacaCCAGTATTCACTCTTATTCACTATAATTTTAATCGATTCGTCAAATTTCCCATTTTTCATTCGGTCATACCCATATAATAATAGTAAAGTTACAACCTACATGAACTTCATGTACTAATCATAACAATGATAGTGAATGATAACATGTGGTCACATGGTGATCATAATACACAATAAGGTCTCACCTGTAGACCAGGGCCAGGATGTTGAGCATGGTGGCCACGTCGGGGTGGTCGTGGCCCGAGGTCTTCTCCAGGTCCTCCAGGGCCTGCTTGCAGAGCGGCACGGCCACCTCGTAGCGGCCCTGCGACGCGTACTGGATCACCAGGTTGTGGAGGGTCCGCAGGCGGGCTGGGATCTCATAGCCCCCCTGCTGGGCTGCCACCTCGCCGCTGGGctgggctggagggagggagagagagcgaaagggagggggagagagagaaggaccagggagggaaaaagggagggagagagagagggagaaagggagggggagagagaaggacaagggagggagagagagagtgagaaagggagggagagagagagagagaaaggaagggggagagagggagtccaAATATTCAAATCAGAGTTTGCAGTGAGGCTAGGTATAGCCTTGGCTGGGCAGCAAGAGATTTTCATAAATAGGTTTGGCCCATCAAAGGAAACACGAGTCGATTATATAAGTAATTTAATCTTGTGCTCTCTTTGCTTGCCGAATCCAATCGGaagtaaaaaaggaaaaaacatcTTCTCTTCTGGGAAAAGCCTTCCGCGCAGATTTTCTGTCAACGTTTTCACATTGTTATTCACTGTATTATAGATCAAAGAGTGTTGACTGCTCCGTATTTTGATACACTTTCTATTACTGTTCAATCAATTAGCCGACACTTTAATCTAAAAGAGATTTAAGATTACTTCAGATAGATGACATTTAGGAGTATACCCGGTAAGGTCAGAAGGTAATTGTACCCATTGTATCTGGGTACAATGCGGTAATTTAACCCCCAGAACCTTCCAGCAGGGAATCAATCCAACGCCCTCGCCCCTATACAACCTTATGCAACCCATCCAGCCCCATCCAAAccagctcccctcctcccctcagacCCCACCCCTCGTACCTGGCCCCTGGTCCTCATCGTTGGGGAACAGATCATCCAGGTTATCCTTGGagccgtcccccccccctcctcctcctcctcccccagcctggCCCTTCTCGTCGGACGGGGAGGCCCCGGCGGCGGGGTCCTCGTCGTACTTCTTGATCTGGTTCATGAACTCCAGgtgcttcttctcctcctccagctgggccaCGCTCTGCTCGCTGCGCTGGAGCTTGTGCTGCGTGTTGGCCAGCTCGTCGCGGAGCAACTGGTTCTCCTGGCATAGCCCGCGCACCTGGGCCCGCAGCTTCTGCTTCTCCGACTCCACGGCGCTGAGGTGGCCTGACAGGGCCAGGGCCAGTTTCGCTGCGATGATCACCTGgttggggaagggaggggaggggagaagtgcacacacacacacacacacactccgcttTGATTACCAATGCAGAAGTAGCTGATTATATATTTGCGTCAACGGCACATCTAAGGTTGGGTAATTATAACAGCGACGAAAATAGTGCTGAATAAATGGTGTGCATCCGTGTGTTGTTGCTACTCTACTCCT
This is a stretch of genomic DNA from Gadus chalcogrammus isolate NIFS_2021 chromosome 17, NIFS_Gcha_1.0, whole genome shotgun sequence. It encodes these proteins:
- the LOC130370257 gene encoding kinesin light chain 1-like, with amino-acid sequence MSTMVYPRDEALERLSQDEIVLNTKAVIQGLETLRGEHAQLLNSLLDCTQPPVAQERSGLLRKSMEAIELGLGEAQVIIAAKLALALSGHLSAVESEKQKLRAQVRGLCQENQLLRDELANTQHKLQRSEQSVAQLEEEKKHLEFMNQIKKYDEDPAAGASPSDEKGQAGGGGGGGGGDGSKDNLDDLFPNDEDQGPAQPSGEVAAQQGGYEIPARLRTLHNLVIQYASQGRYEVAVPLCKQALEDLEKTSGHDHPDVATMLNILALVYRDQNKYKEAAHLLNDALAIREKTLGRDHPAVAATLNNLAVLYRKRGKYKEAEPLCKRALEIREKVLGKYHPDVAKQLNNLALLCQNQGKYEEVEYYYQRALEIYQSKLGADDPNVAKTKNNLATCYLKQGKYKDAEALYKEILTRAHEKEFGSVNNDNKPIWMHAEEREESKGKRKDCGPAVEYGGWYKACKVDSPTVNTTLKSLGSLYRRQGKHEAAETLEECANKTRKQCLPSSWGRSPRRRTWIPRAR